In Nostoc sp. GT001, a genomic segment contains:
- a CDS encoding anhydro-N-acetylmuramic acid kinase → MHPTEKAVVPTRVIGLISGTSVDGIDATLVEISGTELDLKVELLAGATYPYPAQLRERILAVGAGVAISMAELAEIDDAIAQVFAQAAQNIQIGHQPATLIGSHGQTVYHRPPKEGAGGAGEQGSRGREMIATHGLNPSYPLTALGSPLGYSLQLGRGALIAHLTNIATVSNFRVADIAIGGHGAPLVPRVDAYLLSHPQEGRCIQNIGGIGNVAYIPPRHGDWLSKILGWDTGPGNSLLDLAVEHLSGGAKTYDEDGNWAASGTPCHQLVEQWLNQDYFHLPPPKSTGRELFGVTYLHQCLKDAQAYQLNPADVLATLTELTAASIFHSYRTFLPEMPQRVLLCGGGSRNLYLKQRLQLLLASIPVSTTDEVGLSADFKEAIAFAVLAYWRHLGIPGNLPTATGAAQEVLLGEIHQGQS, encoded by the coding sequence ATGCATCCAACTGAAAAAGCTGTTGTCCCTACTCGCGTTATTGGTTTAATTAGTGGCACATCCGTAGATGGCATAGACGCTACGTTGGTAGAGATTTCCGGCACAGAATTGGATCTCAAAGTTGAGTTGCTAGCCGGGGCAACATATCCTTATCCAGCCCAACTTAGAGAAAGAATATTAGCAGTTGGTGCAGGTGTTGCCATCTCAATGGCAGAATTAGCGGAAATAGATGATGCGATCGCTCAAGTCTTTGCCCAAGCCGCCCAAAATATTCAAATTGGTCATCAGCCAGCCACTCTCATTGGTTCCCACGGTCAAACGGTTTATCATCGACCACCCAAAGAGGGAGCAGGGGGAGCAGGGGAGCAGGGGAGTAGGGGAAGAGAAATGATCGCTACCCACGGGCTAAACCCTAGCTATCCGTTAACAGCACTGGGCAGTCCCTTGGGTTACAGTCTTCAACTAGGGCGGGGTGCATTAATTGCCCATCTTACGAACATTGCAACTGTGAGCAACTTCCGCGTTGCTGATATTGCTATTGGTGGTCATGGTGCGCCTCTCGTGCCCAGAGTCGATGCTTATTTACTCAGTCATCCCCAGGAGGGGCGTTGTATTCAAAACATTGGTGGTATTGGCAATGTTGCTTATATTCCGCCTCGGCATGGTGACTGGCTCTCAAAAATTCTTGGTTGGGATACTGGCCCAGGAAATAGTCTGTTGGATCTAGCGGTGGAGCATTTAAGCGGTGGTGCTAAAACTTATGATGAAGATGGCAATTGGGCAGCAAGTGGTACTCCTTGCCATCAATTAGTAGAACAATGGCTCAATCAAGACTACTTTCATCTACCGCCACCCAAATCTACTGGACGCGAATTATTTGGTGTGACTTACTTGCATCAGTGTTTAAAAGATGCTCAAGCATACCAACTCAATCCTGCTGACGTACTGGCAACTCTCACAGAACTTACAGCTGCTTCAATTTTTCATAGTTACCGCACTTTTTTGCCAGAAATGCCACAACGAGTACTATTATGTGGTGGTGGTAGTCGCAATCTCTATTTGAAACAAAGATTACAGTTGTTGTTGGCATCAATACCAGTTTCGACAACAGATGAAGTCGGCTTGAGTGCAGATTTTAAAGAAGCGATCGCCTTCGCGGTTTTAGCCTATTGGCGACATTTGGGTATTCCTGGCAACCTACCTACTGCCACAGGTGCAGCTCAAGAAGTACTTTTGGGAGAAATTCACCAAGGTCAGTCCTGA
- the abc-f gene encoding ribosomal protection-like ABC-F family protein, with protein sequence MPKKSILVAENLAYNLSLDRTLFQGVYVNIDAGDRIALVGRNGIGKSTLFKILAGQINPCTGSVWCNSIVYYLPQISTVRQEITADTILNFLISISDDWWKIDDILQTQFHTKIDLSLPIINLSGGELTKLFLAIGLAQEPNLLLLDEPTNHMDLQALESLRHFLLNFTGAYVIVSHKPFFLDQVTEVTWELTPIGLKIYGGNFSYYREQKEIELEAALRSHEAARKELKRTQATAMQEQQRAAQSSRNGRAKFLNGSIDRMAAGLIKTKAEVSTGTAKKKHEAAVAKANQKVAETKVKTTKVTSIQLEEKNHKHRNLINIQGANLKVSERLLIQNIQLHISSGDRIAIIGANGSGKSSLVKAILGMENQTAVLESGEVLLTPTMKAVYLDQTYELVNRQYTILENMQAANPNLSYQLLRQQLGHFLFKYDDVHKSASILSGGELARLAIAMISILEIDLLILDEPTNNLDIETVEQMVLGINDYQGALWVISHDIDFLSRINITQGFKFREQTLQMTTYLPSTPEQYYRELLECDK encoded by the coding sequence ATGCCGAAAAAATCAATATTGGTAGCTGAGAATTTAGCCTATAATCTCAGCTTAGACAGAACTTTATTTCAAGGGGTTTATGTGAATATCGACGCGGGCGATCGCATCGCTTTGGTTGGTCGCAACGGAATAGGAAAATCAACCCTTTTCAAGATACTTGCAGGTCAAATTAACCCATGTACAGGTTCAGTTTGGTGTAATAGTATTGTCTATTATTTGCCACAAATAAGTACTGTCAGACAAGAAATCACAGCAGATACAATACTTAATTTTTTGATTTCTATCTCTGATGATTGGTGGAAGATTGACGATATTCTGCAAACACAATTCCACACCAAAATTGACTTATCTTTACCAATTATTAACTTGAGTGGTGGAGAACTTACTAAACTTTTTTTGGCAATCGGTTTAGCTCAAGAACCAAACTTGCTATTACTCGATGAGCCAACCAACCACATGGATTTGCAAGCATTAGAAAGCTTAAGACACTTTCTTTTGAATTTCACAGGTGCGTATGTAATTGTCTCTCATAAGCCTTTTTTCTTAGACCAAGTAACAGAAGTTACCTGGGAACTTACACCTATTGGCTTGAAAATATATGGCGGTAATTTCTCGTACTATCGAGAACAGAAAGAAATAGAGTTAGAGGCAGCATTGCGATCGCACGAAGCCGCCAGAAAGGAACTCAAACGTACCCAAGCCACAGCTATGCAAGAACAGCAACGCGCAGCCCAATCTAGTCGCAACGGTCGCGCCAAGTTTCTGAATGGTAGTATTGATAGAATGGCAGCCGGACTGATTAAAACCAAAGCTGAGGTGTCTACCGGAACTGCAAAGAAGAAACATGAAGCAGCAGTAGCAAAGGCCAATCAAAAAGTTGCAGAGACGAAGGTCAAAACTACGAAAGTAACGAGTATTCAGCTAGAAGAAAAAAATCACAAGCACCGAAATCTAATCAATATCCAGGGTGCAAATCTTAAAGTATCAGAACGTCTGTTGATTCAAAATATTCAACTGCATATATCATCTGGCGATCGCATAGCTATTATCGGCGCAAACGGTTCTGGTAAATCGAGTCTGGTAAAGGCAATTTTGGGAATGGAAAACCAAACAGCAGTTTTAGAATCAGGTGAGGTTTTGCTCACACCAACGATGAAAGCTGTATATCTCGATCAAACTTACGAATTGGTAAATCGCCAATACACAATTCTGGAAAATATGCAAGCTGCCAATCCGAATCTCAGCTATCAGCTTTTGCGTCAACAGTTGGGACACTTCCTCTTTAAATATGATGACGTTCACAAAAGCGCTTCCATACTGAGTGGGGGTGAATTAGCAAGATTAGCGATCGCTATGATCAGTATCTTAGAAATCGATCTACTGATTCTCGATGAGCCAACAAATAACCTAGATATTGAAACTGTTGAACAAATGGTCTTAGGTATCAATGATTACCAAGGAGCGCTTTGGGTAATATCCCACGATATCGATTTCCTCAGCCGAATTAACATTACCCAAGGTTTCAAGTTCAGGGAACAAACTTTGCAAATGACAACTTATTTACCGAGTACACCAGAGCAATATTATCGAGAGTTGCTGGAATGTGATAAATAA
- a CDS encoding PEP-CTERM sorting domain-containing protein (PEP-CTERM proteins occur, often in large numbers, in the proteomes of bacteria that also encode an exosortase, a predicted intramembrane cysteine proteinase. The presence of a PEP-CTERM domain at a protein's C-terminus predicts cleavage within the sorting domain, followed by covalent anchoring to some some component of the (usually Gram-negative) cell surface. Many PEP-CTERM proteins exhibit an unusual sequence composition that includes large numbers of potential glycosylation sites. Expression of one such protein has been shown restore the ability of a bacterium to form floc, a type of biofilm.) has protein sequence MSLTKIACIAALSLSAISSFIYAGSAQAISFQITTGIAGPNGETDQGAFSEFTQLPGTTTVNFNNGQAPTTGFAKYSFENNSGSSSVRSDVWAPAGANGEVNNGKYLAVFNGDNVTINLASSLNYFGIDWGAISSGNVFSFYNGDNLIKSFTTEDVNPVAPIRASQHGGEGNGYLHFYSDSSNDIFNKIVITQTGGGGFESDNHSFHLGTDKFTGFDPKSVPEPSITLGMLAVGGMFLRKRKNEKLQSVRQSH, from the coding sequence ATGTCTCTTACAAAAATTGCTTGTATCGCTGCTCTATCTCTATCTGCAATCTCCTCATTTATCTATGCAGGTTCTGCCCAGGCTATATCCTTCCAAATAACCACTGGCATTGCAGGCCCTAATGGAGAAACTGACCAAGGTGCTTTTTCTGAGTTTACTCAACTTCCTGGTACGACAACTGTTAACTTCAATAATGGTCAAGCACCAACCACTGGTTTTGCTAAATACTCATTTGAGAATAACAGTGGAAGCAGCAGTGTGAGGTCAGATGTATGGGCACCTGCTGGGGCAAATGGTGAGGTCAATAATGGGAAGTATTTGGCAGTTTTCAACGGCGATAATGTCACAATTAACCTTGCAAGTTCCCTCAATTATTTCGGTATTGACTGGGGAGCTATTAGTTCTGGTAACGTTTTTTCCTTCTACAATGGCGATAATCTAATCAAATCATTTACAACTGAGGATGTGAACCCAGTTGCTCCAATTCGTGCATCACAGCATGGCGGTGAAGGCAATGGCTACCTTCACTTCTACTCAGATAGTAGCAACGATATTTTCAACAAGATTGTCATTACCCAAACAGGTGGTGGTGGATTTGAAAGCGACAACCATTCTTTCCATCTAGGAACTGACAAATTTACAGGTTTTGACCCTAAGTCTGTTCCTGAGCCTAGTATTACATTAGGTATGCTGGCTGTAGGTGGTATGTTTCTACGCAAGCGCAAGAACGAAAAGTTGCAAAGTGTAAGGCAATCTCATTAA
- a CDS encoding DedA family protein produces MSLELISLENIQEVAHNYGYWAIFFGILLENLGIPLPGETVTLVGGFLAGSDELNFWLVLGDAIMGAVIGGICGYWIGRVSGWAFLVKVGSIFRISEVRLLSIKDQFSQNAAKGVFFGRFLALLRVFAAPLAGIAEMPFGKFFLYNLLGAVAWASLMVTLAFFAGKIVSLEQLVAWVGQFAIAALLILAALIIVPLWLESRQVKGAAEE; encoded by the coding sequence ATGTCTTTAGAGCTGATTTCACTAGAAAATATCCAGGAAGTTGCTCATAATTACGGGTATTGGGCAATTTTTTTCGGAATTTTGCTAGAAAATTTAGGCATTCCCCTTCCTGGTGAAACCGTGACCTTAGTAGGCGGGTTTTTAGCTGGCAGCGATGAACTAAATTTCTGGCTGGTTCTCGGTGACGCAATCATGGGTGCTGTCATTGGTGGCATTTGTGGCTATTGGATTGGTAGAGTTAGTGGTTGGGCTTTTCTGGTAAAAGTTGGCAGCATATTTCGGATTTCTGAAGTGCGGCTGCTGAGTATTAAAGATCAATTTAGTCAAAATGCTGCTAAAGGGGTGTTTTTTGGGCGTTTTTTGGCATTGTTACGAGTTTTTGCTGCACCACTAGCTGGTATAGCTGAAATGCCCTTTGGAAAATTCTTTTTATACAACTTGTTAGGAGCAGTTGCTTGGGCTAGTTTGATGGTGACATTAGCTTTTTTTGCAGGCAAAATTGTCTCTTTAGAACAATTGGTTGCTTGGGTGGGTCAATTTGCGATCGCAGCGTTACTAATCCTCGCTGCCTTAATTATTGTCCCCCTGTGGCTGGAATCTCGCCAGGTTAAAGGTGCAGCAGAAGAGTAG
- a CDS encoding glycosyltransferase family 2 protein, whose amino-acid sequence MNPKVSVIIPAYNTETYIGKAIESALEQTLTDIEVIIVDDGSSDKTVEVAKSFTDQRLKVIVNQQNLGAAAARNRAFRVAQGEWIAVLDSDDWYAPERLEKLVSLANKTNADMIADDVFFIKDGTTSPWSTLIQESGERIDKIFQIDIVYFVETDVFGEPGLHLGLSKPLFKREFLVKHGIEYDDEIRMGQDFWLDMKCLIKGARFFIEPKPYYFYRSRPGSLVYQSQLPRLNQSCKAATYFMQQDIVKKNPALMRALSYNLSVYKKNLAYLQVVEPIKQGKWLTAFTQIRKYPGFFYDFMSRLNSIVERRIQYYLMNNKSSFDIYPNQQKKRKTIT is encoded by the coding sequence GTGAATCCCAAAGTCTCCGTTATTATCCCTGCTTACAATACTGAAACTTATATTGGGAAGGCAATAGAGTCAGCCTTAGAGCAAACACTCACTGACATTGAAGTTATCATAGTCGATGATGGCTCAAGTGATAAAACTGTAGAAGTCGCTAAAAGTTTCACCGATCAACGTCTCAAAGTGATAGTTAATCAGCAAAATCTTGGAGCGGCGGCGGCACGTAATCGCGCCTTCAGAGTAGCCCAAGGAGAATGGATTGCTGTACTTGATTCAGATGATTGGTATGCTCCCGAAAGATTGGAAAAGCTTGTATCTCTGGCAAATAAAACAAATGCAGACATGATTGCTGATGATGTTTTTTTTATCAAAGACGGTACAACATCTCCTTGGAGTACATTGATTCAAGAAAGTGGAGAACGTATAGATAAAATCTTCCAAATTGATATCGTTTATTTTGTAGAAACTGATGTCTTCGGTGAACCAGGATTGCATCTTGGTCTAAGCAAGCCTCTATTCAAACGAGAATTCTTGGTTAAACACGGCATTGAGTACGATGATGAAATTAGAATGGGTCAAGATTTTTGGCTTGATATGAAATGCTTAATTAAAGGAGCTAGGTTTTTTATTGAACCAAAACCCTATTATTTCTACCGTTCACGCCCTGGCTCTCTTGTATATCAAAGCCAACTACCACGTCTCAATCAATCTTGCAAAGCTGCTACCTATTTCATGCAACAAGACATTGTGAAAAAAAATCCTGCTCTAATGCGTGCTCTATCTTATAATCTCTCAGTCTATAAGAAAAATCTAGCTTATCTTCAAGTTGTAGAACCTATAAAACAAGGAAAATGGTTAACAGCATTCACACAAATTAGGAAATATCCGGGTTTCTTTTATGATTTTATGTCTCGACTTAATAGTATTGTCGAACGTCGAATTCAATACTATTTGATGAATAATAAATCAAGTTTTGATATATATCCTAACCAGCAGAAAAAACGAAAAACTATCACTTAG
- a CDS encoding AarF/ABC1/UbiB kinase family protein, which yields MEQGYSEKAYRWNREKYSSRRRFVDIWSFVLTLLFKLWLYNKSWSYPGGVTDAKQTTRRKTQAVWIRNTLLDLGPTFIKVGQLFSTRADIFPGEYVEELAKLQDKVPAFSYEQVEAIVEKELGKKIPELFHNFEPIPLAAASLGQVHKAVLHTGESVVVKVQRPGLKKLFEIDLQILKGITRYFQNHPKWGRGRDWLGIYEECCRILWEEIDYLNEGRNADTFRRNFRGYDWVNVPRIYWRYATSRVLTLEYLPGIKISQYEALEAAGLDRKAIARQGAQAYLLQLLNSGFFHADPHPGNIAVSANGALIFYDFGMMGRIKSNVREGLMETLFGIAQKDGDRVVQSLIDLGAIAPTDDMGPVRRSVQYMLDNFMDKPFENQSVAAISDDLYEIAYNQPFRFPATFTFVMRAFSTLEGVGKGLDPEFNFMEVAKPYAMQLMTDMNGSEGNSFLNELSRQAAQVSSTAFGLPRRLEDTLEKLEQGDMRLRVRSIETERLLRRQSSIQLSISYALLISGFTLSATILVVKDYVWLALLPGLIAAALSAIMIRLLLRLDRYDRMY from the coding sequence ATGGAACAAGGTTATTCAGAGAAGGCATACCGTTGGAATCGGGAAAAATACTCTAGCAGAAGGCGTTTTGTGGACATTTGGTCTTTTGTCTTGACCTTATTGTTCAAACTTTGGCTATACAACAAATCTTGGAGTTATCCGGGTGGTGTGACTGACGCAAAGCAAACTACAAGACGAAAAACCCAAGCGGTCTGGATTCGCAATACCCTACTAGATTTAGGGCCAACCTTTATCAAAGTTGGGCAACTGTTTTCAACCCGTGCTGATATATTCCCTGGTGAATATGTAGAAGAATTAGCCAAGTTACAAGACAAAGTACCGGCATTTAGCTATGAGCAAGTAGAAGCGATCGTTGAGAAAGAACTAGGCAAGAAAATTCCTGAACTCTTCCATAATTTTGAACCTATTCCCTTAGCTGCTGCTAGCTTGGGGCAAGTACACAAAGCTGTACTACATACTGGAGAATCAGTTGTTGTCAAGGTGCAACGTCCTGGACTAAAGAAGTTATTTGAAATAGATTTACAGATTCTCAAAGGAATTACCCGCTACTTTCAAAACCATCCCAAATGGGGACGGGGACGAGATTGGTTGGGTATTTACGAAGAATGTTGTCGCATTCTTTGGGAAGAAATTGATTATCTTAACGAAGGTCGTAACGCCGATACTTTTCGCCGGAACTTTCGTGGCTACGATTGGGTGAATGTCCCCAGAATATACTGGCGTTACGCTACTTCCAGAGTGCTGACTTTAGAATATCTTCCTGGAATTAAAATTAGTCAATACGAAGCTTTAGAAGCAGCGGGTTTAGATCGAAAAGCGATCGCTCGTCAAGGCGCTCAAGCCTACTTACTACAATTACTCAATAGTGGCTTCTTCCACGCCGATCCTCACCCAGGTAATATTGCCGTTAGTGCAAATGGCGCTCTAATATTCTACGATTTTGGGATGATGGGGCGGATTAAGTCCAACGTCCGAGAAGGACTGATGGAAACACTGTTTGGCATTGCTCAAAAAGATGGCGATCGCGTTGTGCAATCTCTGATAGATTTAGGTGCGATCGCCCCAACTGATGATATGGGGCCAGTGCGGCGTTCCGTCCAGTATATGCTGGACAATTTTATGGATAAGCCTTTTGAGAACCAGTCAGTTGCAGCAATCAGTGACGACCTTTACGAAATAGCTTATAATCAGCCATTTAGATTTCCTGCAACTTTCACTTTTGTGATGCGTGCCTTTTCTACCTTAGAAGGGGTAGGCAAAGGCTTAGATCCAGAGTTTAACTTTATGGAAGTTGCCAAACCGTATGCAATGCAACTTATGACCGATATGAATGGTTCTGAGGGGAATAGCTTTCTTAACGAATTAAGTCGCCAAGCAGCTCAGGTAAGTAGTACCGCCTTTGGTCTACCACGTAGATTAGAGGATACACTAGAGAAGCTAGAGCAGGGAGACATGCGCTTGCGCGTTCGGTCTATAGAAACCGAACGCCTGCTGCGGCGACAGAGTAGTATTCAGCTCTCAATAAGCTATGCTCTGTTAATCAGCGGTTTCACGCTTTCAGCTACTATTTTAGTGGTTAAGGATTATGTATGGTTGGCACTGCTACCTGGTTTAATCGCAGCGGCGCTTTCAGCGATCATGATCCGATTACTTTTACGCCTCGACCGTTACGATCGTATGTATTAA
- a CDS encoding NblA/ycf18 family protein has product MNQPMKLSLEQQFSICSFSTQVQSMSHEQAKDFLVKLYEQMVVREATYQELLKHQWGLDSGSTMA; this is encoded by the coding sequence ATGAATCAACCAATGAAACTATCCTTGGAACAGCAATTCAGCATCTGCTCATTTTCAACTCAGGTGCAAAGTATGAGCCACGAGCAAGCTAAAGACTTTTTAGTAAAGCTCTATGAGCAAATGGTCGTGCGCGAGGCAACTTATCAAGAGCTTCTGAAGCATCAGTGGGGCTTAGATTCAGGTTCCACTATGGCATAG
- a CDS encoding PP2C family serine/threonine-protein phosphatase, with the protein MKLNFTGFSDPGLIRSNNQDAYYIDPEGRFFVVADGMGGHAGGEEASRIATGEIQAYLVANWETSKSSQELLEEALWGANEAILQDQQNHPERADMGTTVVAVIFRSPESPWCAHVGDSRLYRFRESHLEQVTEDHTWVARAIKIGDISLDEARLHPFRHVLSRCLGREDLHQIDVQPLDVKVGDRLLLCSDGLTEELVEQKIANCLQDSPWLDKAAISLVEAAKEHGGHDNITVVIVSLEENSH; encoded by the coding sequence ATGAAACTTAATTTCACGGGTTTTAGCGATCCGGGACTTATTCGTTCTAATAATCAGGATGCTTACTATATAGACCCAGAAGGGCGGTTTTTTGTTGTCGCCGATGGCATGGGTGGTCATGCTGGAGGTGAAGAGGCAAGTCGGATTGCTACTGGAGAAATTCAGGCATATTTGGTAGCAAATTGGGAAACTTCTAAGTCTTCTCAAGAATTACTAGAGGAAGCTTTGTGGGGTGCCAATGAAGCGATTTTGCAGGATCAGCAAAATCATCCCGAACGCGCCGACATGGGGACAACTGTTGTAGCAGTGATTTTTCGCTCTCCAGAGTCGCCTTGGTGCGCTCATGTTGGCGATTCGCGGCTGTATCGCTTCCGAGAGTCGCACTTGGAACAGGTAACGGAAGACCACACTTGGGTAGCACGAGCAATTAAAATTGGTGACATAAGTTTAGATGAAGCACGATTACATCCTTTTCGTCATGTATTATCGCGCTGTTTGGGGCGCGAAGACTTGCATCAAATCGATGTGCAACCACTAGATGTAAAAGTTGGCGATCGCTTGCTCTTATGTAGTGATGGTCTTACAGAAGAACTTGTCGAGCAGAAGATTGCTAACTGCCTCCAAGATAGTCCTTGGCTTGATAAAGCTGCCATCTCTCTTGTTGAGGCTGCCAAAGAGCATGGAGGGCACGATAACATCACAGTTGTCATCGTCTCGCTTGAAGAAAATAGTCATTAG
- a CDS encoding argininosuccinate synthase: MGRAKKVVLAYSGGVDTSVCIPYLKQEWGVEEVITLAADLGQGDELEPIREKALKSGASESLVADVKDSFVKDYAFGAIQANALYENRYPLGTALARPLIAKVLVETAEKYGADAIAHGCTGKGNDQVRFDVSVTALNPNLKILAPAREWGMSREETIAYGEKFGIPSPVKKSSPYSIDKNLLGRSIEAGLLEDPSFEPPEEIYEMTKAIAHTPNEPEYIEIGFHGGIPTTLNGISKKPVELIEELNQAVGNHGIGRIDMIENRLVGIKSREIYESPAMLVLIQAHRDLESLTLTADVTHYKRGIEETYSQIVYNGLWYSPLKVALDAFIQKTQEQVSGTVRVKLFKGNSTIVGRSSDNSLYTPDLATYGAEDKFDHKAAEGFIYVWGLPTRIWSKQIRG, encoded by the coding sequence ATGGGTCGCGCCAAAAAGGTTGTCCTGGCATATTCTGGCGGAGTGGATACCTCAGTTTGCATCCCCTACCTCAAACAGGAGTGGGGTGTGGAAGAGGTGATTACCCTAGCAGCAGATTTAGGTCAGGGAGATGAATTAGAGCCAATCAGAGAAAAAGCTCTGAAATCGGGTGCAAGTGAATCCCTAGTGGCGGATGTCAAAGACAGTTTCGTTAAAGATTACGCCTTTGGAGCGATTCAAGCCAACGCCCTTTATGAAAATCGTTATCCTCTAGGAACCGCCCTGGCTCGTCCACTAATTGCCAAGGTATTAGTAGAAACAGCCGAAAAATATGGTGCTGATGCGATCGCTCACGGTTGCACTGGCAAGGGCAACGATCAAGTTCGCTTTGATGTCTCTGTCACTGCCTTAAACCCCAACCTGAAGATCCTCGCACCAGCCAGAGAATGGGGAATGAGTCGTGAGGAAACGATCGCTTATGGGGAAAAATTTGGTATTCCTTCACCAGTCAAAAAATCTTCTCCCTATAGTATTGACAAGAATTTGCTCGGTCGTAGCATTGAAGCTGGTTTACTCGAAGATCCCTCATTTGAGCCACCAGAAGAAATTTATGAGATGACCAAAGCGATCGCTCACACTCCCAACGAGCCAGAGTACATCGAAATTGGTTTCCACGGTGGTATTCCCACAACCCTCAACGGCATATCCAAAAAGCCAGTTGAGCTAATTGAAGAACTCAATCAGGCGGTGGGAAATCACGGCATCGGACGGATCGATATGATTGAAAACCGTTTGGTGGGGATCAAATCGCGGGAAATCTACGAATCACCCGCAATGTTGGTGCTAATTCAGGCACATAGGGATTTAGAAAGCTTGACTTTGACGGCAGACGTTACCCATTACAAGCGTGGGATTGAAGAAACTTACAGCCAAATTGTTTACAACGGTTTGTGGTACAGTCCGCTCAAAGTTGCACTCGATGCCTTTATTCAAAAGACACAAGAGCAAGTTTCTGGAACTGTACGAGTGAAGTTGTTCAAGGGCAACTCTACGATAGTTGGGCGTTCGAGTGATAATTCCCTCTACACTCCCGATTTGGCAACCTACGGAGCTGAAGACAAATTTGACCACAAAGCTGCTGAAGGCTTTATATACGTTTGGGGACTACCGACTCGCATTTGGTCAAAGCAGATTAGGGGTTAA
- a CDS encoding STAS domain-containing protein: MAFTQELQVILFKPQGSIDLEGGKALSEQMAGVVPQAYQLWVIDLAEVNFMDSSGLVPLVKGLKAARQSGCRLVLCNVQAPVRLILELTQLDTVFEIFHTYQDIFTTVKDNSLVLAD, from the coding sequence ATGGCTTTCACACAAGAACTTCAAGTGATTTTGTTTAAACCCCAAGGAAGCATAGATTTGGAAGGCGGTAAGGCTTTGAGCGAACAGATGGCTGGAGTAGTCCCTCAAGCTTATCAACTCTGGGTTATCGACCTAGCAGAAGTTAACTTCATGGACAGTTCTGGGTTAGTTCCTTTAGTAAAAGGCTTAAAAGCTGCACGTCAGAGTGGTTGCCGCTTGGTTCTATGCAATGTACAAGCTCCTGTACGGTTGATTTTGGAACTTACCCAACTCGATACAGTGTTTGAAATTTTTCACACTTACCAAGATATTTTTACCACCGTCAAAGATAACAGTCTGGTGCTAGCAGACTAA
- a CDS encoding DUF6825 family protein, which translates to MSNPLVQAFFVGRAVAEVVNERLEVALTDALSDLGKFDAEAREQLRQFTEEVLERANRAAESANAGQATAGSGQASSDSGDLQADIDELRAEIALLRTELQHYRRTSA; encoded by the coding sequence ATGAGTAATCCCCTTGTGCAAGCCTTTTTCGTAGGCAGAGCGGTAGCAGAAGTAGTTAATGAGCGTTTAGAGGTCGCCTTGACCGATGCTTTGAGCGATCTGGGCAAATTTGATGCAGAAGCTAGAGAGCAGCTGCGCCAGTTTACAGAAGAAGTCCTAGAGCGGGCAAATCGGGCAGCAGAATCAGCTAATGCTGGTCAAGCTACCGCAGGTAGTGGGCAAGCTAGCTCTGATTCCGGTGACTTGCAAGCAGATATTGACGAATTACGAGCAGAAATTGCCCTGTTACGAACAGAATTGCAACATTATCGCCGAACTTCTGCATAA